A genome region from Carya illinoinensis cultivar Pawnee chromosome 2, C.illinoinensisPawnee_v1, whole genome shotgun sequence includes the following:
- the LOC122301234 gene encoding protein cornichon homolog 4-like — MVTLWLWLFSFFFLLGLLCTLAFQLMCLVDLEYDYINPYDSASRINRVVLPEFIAQGALCFFFLLTGNWLTFVFSLPYLCYNVRLYMERRHLVDVTEIYNQLRWEKKQRFLKIGYVILLVFLSLFWLLSSISVEDE; from the exons ATGGTGACTCTGTGGTTATGGCTATTTTCGTTCTTCTTCCTTCTAGGTCTGCTATGCACCCTCGCTTTCCAG CTTATGTGCTTGGTGGACCTTGAGTATGACTATATCAATCCATATGATTCAGCATCTCGGATAAACAGGGTTGTTTTGCCTGAGTTTATAGCTCAGGGGGCCTTgtgcttcttctttcttcttactGGAAATTGGCTTACGTTTGTGTTCTCTCTCCCATACCTATGTTACAACGTGAGATT GTACATGGAGCGGCGGCACTTGGTTGACGTAACTGAGATCTATAACCAACTGAGATGGGAGAAAAAACAGCGGTTTTTAAAGATCGGCTATGTTATTCTCCTAGTCTTCCTTTCTCTATTCTG GTTGCTTTCAAGTATTTCAGTggaagatgaataa